One segment of Amycolatopsis alba DSM 44262 DNA contains the following:
- a CDS encoding DUF402 domain-containing protein, with translation MRDPLWAPGDTVVERFLRPDGSIGQHHPLRVIADDGTVLLGWLPADTPIVGSRLADGRLFREAPLEERFRVPRVRVADFWRDTSTLRRIADDEWSSVWWFFDAGGHFLNWYVNLEVPLGRTPSGPDRIDGILDVAVEPGGRWQWKDEDEAEEAVLAGRITAGQLERLRAEGERIGALATAGRFPFDGTWTDFRPEPDWAAPGLPDGLL, from the coding sequence GTGCGTGATCCTCTCTGGGCCCCTGGCGACACGGTCGTCGAGCGGTTCCTGCGACCGGACGGCTCGATCGGCCAGCATCACCCGCTGCGGGTCATCGCCGACGACGGCACCGTGCTGCTCGGCTGGCTTCCCGCGGACACCCCGATCGTCGGCAGCAGGCTCGCCGACGGGCGGCTCTTCCGCGAGGCGCCGCTCGAGGAGCGGTTCCGGGTGCCGCGGGTGCGCGTGGCCGACTTCTGGCGCGACACCTCGACACTGCGCCGGATCGCTGACGACGAATGGTCGTCGGTCTGGTGGTTCTTCGACGCCGGCGGGCACTTCCTGAACTGGTACGTCAACCTCGAGGTCCCGCTGGGGCGCACGCCGTCCGGGCCGGATCGGATCGACGGCATCCTCGACGTCGCCGTCGAGCCGGGCGGGCGCTGGCAGTGGAAGGACGAGGACGAGGCCGAAGAGGCCGTCCTGGCGGGACGTATCACCGCCGGTCAGCTGGAGCGGCTGCGCGCCGAGGGCGAGCGGATCGGGGCGCTCGCGACGGCCGGGCGGTTCCCCTTCGACGGGACGTGGACCGACTTCCGGCCGGAGCCGGACTGGGCGGCGCCCGGCCTGCCCGACGGGCTGCTCTAG
- a CDS encoding leucyl aminopeptidase codes for MTVPKLALTENAEAALAKTRADVVVIGTIQGEDGLALAAGSSVADTAFDGKLADVLGTLGASGKADEVVKVPTLGKLSAGVVLAVGLGKAGADGITAEQVRRGAGAAARALSGTDRAFVTLSAIDLQAAVEGTALGAYSFTEYRSEKGDGPVAKVDFVSPEEGTAKDHKATLKAATLIAESVIIARDLINTPPNDLFPASFADRAKTLAEANNLEFEVLDEKALKRKGFGGILGVGGGSSRQPRLLRVAYKPAKASKKVALVGKGITFDSGGISIKPAANMDHMTSDMSGAAAVLASVVLAAKLKYPLEVVAHIPLAENLPSATSYRPGDVLSMYGGKTVEVLNTDAEGRLVLADAIVRAGEENPDYLIETSTLTGAQVVALGNRTAGVMGSDEFRDRIASIAQATGEGGWAMPLPEELRADLDSRLADLANVTGHRWGGMLAAGIFLREFVTEGLPWAHIDIAGPSFNTAGPWGYTGKGGTGVPVRTIAAVLADIAANG; via the coding sequence GTGACCGTGCCGAAGCTTGCCCTGACCGAGAACGCCGAAGCAGCGCTTGCCAAGACGCGCGCCGACGTCGTCGTCATCGGCACCATCCAGGGCGAGGACGGCCTGGCGCTCGCCGCCGGCTCCTCCGTTGCCGACACCGCCTTCGACGGCAAGCTCGCCGACGTCCTCGGCACGCTCGGCGCGTCCGGCAAGGCCGACGAGGTCGTCAAGGTGCCGACGCTGGGCAAGCTGTCCGCAGGTGTCGTCCTGGCCGTCGGCCTCGGCAAGGCAGGCGCGGACGGCATCACCGCCGAGCAGGTCCGCCGGGGCGCCGGTGCCGCCGCGCGGGCGCTGAGCGGCACCGACCGCGCGTTCGTCACGCTGTCGGCGATCGACCTGCAGGCCGCCGTCGAGGGCACCGCGCTCGGCGCCTACTCCTTCACCGAGTACCGCTCCGAGAAGGGCGACGGCCCGGTCGCCAAGGTCGACTTCGTGAGCCCCGAAGAGGGCACCGCCAAGGACCACAAGGCGACGCTGAAGGCCGCCACCCTCATCGCGGAGTCGGTCATCATCGCCCGCGACCTGATCAACACCCCGCCGAACGACCTGTTCCCGGCCTCCTTCGCCGACCGCGCGAAGACGCTGGCCGAGGCGAACAACCTCGAGTTCGAGGTCCTCGACGAGAAGGCCCTCAAGCGCAAGGGCTTCGGCGGCATCCTCGGTGTCGGCGGCGGCTCGTCGCGGCAGCCGCGCCTGCTGCGCGTCGCCTACAAGCCCGCGAAGGCGTCGAAGAAGGTCGCGCTGGTCGGCAAGGGCATCACCTTCGACTCGGGCGGTATCTCGATCAAGCCCGCCGCGAACATGGACCACATGACCTCGGACATGTCGGGCGCGGCCGCCGTGCTCGCCTCCGTGGTGCTGGCCGCGAAGCTGAAGTACCCGCTCGAGGTCGTCGCGCACATCCCGCTGGCAGAGAACCTGCCCTCGGCCACCTCGTACCGGCCGGGCGACGTGCTCAGCATGTACGGCGGCAAGACCGTCGAGGTGCTCAACACCGACGCCGAAGGCCGTCTGGTGCTGGCCGACGCGATCGTGCGCGCGGGCGAGGAGAACCCCGACTACCTGATCGAGACCTCGACGCTGACCGGCGCGCAGGTCGTCGCGCTCGGCAACCGCACCGCGGGCGTCATGGGCTCGGACGAGTTCCGCGACCGCATCGCGTCGATCGCGCAGGCGACCGGTGAGGGCGGCTGGGCCATGCCGCTGCCGGAGGAGCTGCGCGCCGACCTCGACTCGCGCCTCGCCGACCTGGCCAACGTCACCGGGCACCGCTGGGGCGGCATGCTCGCCGCGGGCATCTTCCTGCGCGAGTTCGTCACCGAGGGCCTGCCCTGGGCGCACATCGACATCGCGGGCCCGTCGTTCAACACCGCCGGGCCGTGGGGCTACACCGGCAAGGGCGGCACCGGTGTCCCGGTCCGCACCATCGCCGCGGTCCTCGCGGACATCGCCGCCAACGGCTGA